One genomic segment of Streptomyces sp. RerS4 includes these proteins:
- a CDS encoding peptidoglycan-binding domain-containing protein, whose protein sequence is MAGGAYGSAAFPAEEPTSVLPAVPGGADTPAYGIPVPPPADRTVRLRAVPAAQAYTPAAGVGAKQRSRLLPGIAAAVVAAAAVGLGVVLFSGSGSDDTAMADANPSAPAAAAEASASPSASTDGAPQSPSASVTASPSASAASRSPSPSASASRSSAPPTPTPSASAGRSASPKPPPPPPAQAPTLRYGDSGAEVQELQRLLADRGLYRGRQDGRFGRSTRSAVEDFQLESEVYEDPWGVYGPATRRALEG, encoded by the coding sequence GTGGCCGGCGGGGCGTACGGATCGGCGGCGTTCCCGGCCGAGGAGCCTACGAGCGTTCTGCCGGCGGTGCCGGGCGGGGCGGACACGCCCGCGTACGGGATACCCGTACCGCCGCCGGCGGATCGGACCGTGCGGCTGCGGGCCGTGCCCGCCGCGCAGGCGTACACGCCCGCCGCGGGTGTCGGCGCCAAGCAGCGGTCCCGGCTGCTGCCGGGCATCGCCGCCGCGGTGGTGGCGGCGGCAGCGGTGGGCCTCGGCGTGGTGCTCTTCTCCGGCTCGGGGTCCGACGACACGGCCATGGCCGACGCGAATCCCTCCGCCCCCGCCGCCGCGGCGGAGGCCTCCGCCTCCCCCTCCGCCTCGACGGACGGCGCCCCGCAGAGCCCGTCCGCCTCCGTGACGGCGTCCCCCTCGGCGAGCGCCGCCTCCCGCTCGCCGTCCCCGTCCGCGAGCGCGTCCCGTTCCTCGGCCCCGCCGACCCCCACCCCCTCGGCGAGCGCCGGCCGCTCCGCGAGCCCCAAGCCGCCCCCGCCGCCGCCCGCCCAGGCGCCGACGCTGCGCTACGGGGACTCCGGCGCCGAGGTGCAGGAGCTCCAGCGGCTGCTGGCGGACCGCGGCCTCTACCGGGGCCGGCAGGACGGCCGCTTCGGCCGCTCCACGCGCAGCGCCGTCGAGGACTTCCAGCTCGAAAGCGAGGTCTACGAGGACCCGTGGGGCGTCTACGGCCCGGCGACCCGGCGCGCCCTGGAGGGATAG
- a CDS encoding HAD-IA family hydrolase, giving the protein MPASTTATATTTTPVVLTAKALLLDMDGTIVNSDAVVERCWREWAVSHGLDPQEALKVVHGRQGYATMAILLPERPMELNHAENAVMLARETADTDGVVPIGGAAAFMAAIADLPHALVTSADAALATARMTAAALPMPAVRVTAESVGASKPDPEGFLKGAAELGVDPADCLVFEDSAAGIAAGLAAGMRVIGIGPRAAAHGPTAHVPDLTSVHVATTPDGAIHLTLTTPAA; this is encoded by the coding sequence ATGCCGGCCAGCACGACCGCCACCGCGACCACCACGACCCCCGTCGTCCTCACCGCCAAGGCCCTCCTCCTGGACATGGACGGCACCATCGTCAACTCCGACGCGGTGGTCGAGCGCTGCTGGCGCGAGTGGGCCGTCTCCCACGGGCTGGACCCGCAGGAGGCGCTCAAGGTGGTCCACGGCCGCCAGGGCTACGCCACGATGGCGATCCTGCTGCCCGAGCGCCCGATGGAGCTCAACCACGCCGAGAACGCCGTGATGCTCGCCCGCGAGACCGCCGACACCGACGGCGTCGTCCCGATCGGCGGCGCCGCCGCGTTCATGGCCGCCATCGCCGACCTCCCGCACGCCCTGGTCACCTCGGCCGACGCCGCCCTGGCCACGGCCCGGATGACGGCCGCCGCCCTGCCCATGCCGGCCGTACGCGTCACCGCCGAGTCCGTCGGCGCCAGCAAGCCGGACCCCGAGGGCTTCCTGAAGGGCGCCGCCGAACTGGGCGTGGACCCGGCCGACTGCCTGGTGTTCGAGGACTCCGCCGCCGGCATCGCCGCGGGCCTGGCCGCCGGGATGCGCGTGATCGGGATCGGCCCCCGCGCCGCCGCCCACGGCCCGACGGCCCACGTCCCCGACCTGACGTCGGTCCACGTGGCCACCACCCCCGACGGCGCCATCCACCTGACCCTCACCACCCCGGCCGCCTGA
- a CDS encoding TMEM165/GDT1 family protein, whose protein sequence is MFSFTVMAIAFGVVFLAELPDKTALAGLMLGTRYRASYVFAGVAAAFAVHVALAIAAGSVLTLLPHRLVQAVVGVLFLAGAAMLLLKKNDDDEEVKPPADQSFWKVSGAGFMLILVAEFGDLTQIMTANLAARYDNPISVGLGAVLALWAVAGIGILGGRTLMKYVPLKLITKIAAAVMAALAAFSLYEAIVG, encoded by the coding sequence GTGTTCAGCTTCACCGTCATGGCCATCGCCTTCGGCGTCGTCTTCCTCGCCGAACTCCCCGACAAGACGGCCCTCGCCGGTCTGATGCTCGGCACCCGCTACCGCGCCTCCTACGTCTTCGCGGGTGTGGCCGCCGCCTTCGCCGTGCACGTGGCGCTCGCCATCGCCGCCGGCAGCGTGCTGACGCTCCTGCCGCACCGGCTGGTCCAGGCCGTCGTCGGCGTCCTCTTCCTCGCGGGCGCGGCCATGCTGCTCCTGAAGAAGAACGACGATGACGAAGAGGTCAAGCCGCCCGCCGACCAGTCCTTCTGGAAGGTCTCGGGGGCGGGCTTCATGCTGATCCTGGTGGCCGAGTTCGGCGATCTGACCCAGATCATGACCGCGAACCTCGCGGCGCGCTACGACAACCCGATCTCCGTCGGCCTCGGCGCCGTCCTGGCCCTGTGGGCGGTCGCGGGCATCGGCATCCTGGGGGGCCGCACGCTGATGAAGTACGTGCCGCTGAAGCTCATCACGAAGATCGCGGCGGCCGTCATGGCGGCCCTGGCCGCCTTCTCCCTCTACGAGGCGATCGTCGGCTGA
- a CDS encoding HNH endonuclease family protein — protein sequence MALISTRRSAVSAVYARRVGRLGVLASAVALASLTSLVNAPAALASPPTPISAAAARSYLAGVTPTAEGSLSGYSRTLFPHWSTVSGTCNTRETVLKRDGVNVVTDSSCAATSGSWYSEYDGATWTAASDVDIDHLVPLAEAWRSGASSWTTARRQQLANDLTRPQLIAVTDNVNQAKGDLDPGKWLPSRTSYRCTYARMWVQVKQYYGLTMDSGEKTALVNILNGC from the coding sequence ATGGCCCTCATATCCACCCGCAGGTCCGCCGTCTCCGCCGTCTACGCGCGTCGAGTCGGTCGGCTGGGCGTCCTCGCCTCCGCCGTCGCGCTCGCCTCCCTCACCTCGCTCGTGAACGCCCCCGCCGCCCTCGCCTCCCCGCCCACCCCCATCAGCGCGGCCGCCGCCCGCTCCTACCTGGCCGGCGTCACGCCGACGGCCGAGGGCTCCCTCAGCGGCTACAGCCGCACCCTCTTCCCGCACTGGAGCACGGTCTCGGGCACCTGCAACACCCGCGAGACCGTCCTCAAGCGGGACGGCGTGAACGTCGTCACCGACTCCTCCTGCGCCGCCACCAGCGGCAGCTGGTACTCCGAGTACGACGGCGCCACCTGGACCGCCGCCTCCGACGTCGACATCGACCACCTCGTCCCGCTCGCCGAGGCCTGGCGCTCGGGAGCCTCCTCCTGGACCACCGCGCGGCGTCAGCAGCTCGCGAACGACCTCACGCGCCCGCAGCTCATCGCCGTCACCGACAACGTCAACCAGGCCAAGGGCGACCTCGACCCCGGCAAGTGGCTGCCGTCGCGCACCTCGTACCGCTGCACGTACGCCCGCATGTGGGTGCAGGTCAAGCAGTACTACGGCCTCACCATGGACTCCGGCGAGAAGACGGCCCTGGTCAACATCCTCAACGGCTGCTGA
- a CDS encoding alkaline phosphatase D family protein, with translation MAGLRLGPLLRYVDWDTGGRATVWVEADRPCTAEVRCADEAGGTAHTFQIAGHHYALIPVTGLTPGTTTAYEVLLDGTLVWPASDCRFPPSTITTPAVGGGPGRPTPGPRITFGSCRQAAPPADRRGPHGVDALDTLAARLAAEPGAPRPDVLLLLGDQVYADHLSRETRRWLAARRDLREAPGAQVADYEEYTRLYDESWLDPEIRWLLSTVPSLHMFDDHDVIDDWNTSAAWLAEMRATPWWSERILSGLMSYWVYQHLGNLSPDELDSDPLYAAVRSTPDGTDALRAFAAAADADPSCVRWSYRRDFGRTRLLMVDTRAARVLAEGDRAMLDPAEWLWLRENALAGHGGYDHLLIGSSLPWLMPPLIHDAEVWNAALCRGDRGPRWARIGEDLRRRSDLEHWAAFPTSFAALSDLIEEVGTGPRAPATVCVLSGDVHHAYVAEPRIPSTARVFQLTCSPVHNSIHTAVKWGFRLGWSRLGRWLGRGFSRHGRTGRPPLSWRRTDGPWFGNQLMTLALTGREARLRLDQARRRGSRARLVTVLDRELTEAE, from the coding sequence ATGGCCGGACTGCGTCTTGGGCCACTGCTGCGCTACGTCGACTGGGACACGGGCGGTCGCGCCACCGTATGGGTGGAGGCCGACCGCCCGTGCACGGCCGAAGTGCGCTGCGCCGACGAGGCGGGCGGCACCGCCCACACCTTCCAGATCGCCGGTCACCACTACGCGCTGATACCGGTCACGGGCCTGACGCCGGGCACCACCACCGCCTACGAGGTACTGCTCGACGGGACCCTGGTGTGGCCCGCCTCCGACTGCCGCTTCCCGCCGAGCACCATCACCACCCCGGCGGTGGGCGGCGGCCCCGGCCGGCCGACCCCCGGGCCGCGCATCACGTTCGGCTCCTGCCGCCAGGCCGCGCCCCCGGCCGACCGGCGCGGACCGCACGGCGTCGACGCCCTCGACACCCTCGCGGCCCGGCTCGCCGCCGAGCCGGGCGCCCCGCGACCGGACGTCCTGCTGCTGCTCGGCGACCAGGTCTACGCCGACCACCTGTCCCGCGAGACCAGACGGTGGCTGGCGGCCCGCCGCGACCTGCGGGAGGCGCCGGGCGCGCAGGTCGCGGACTACGAGGAGTACACCCGCCTCTACGACGAGTCCTGGCTCGATCCCGAGATCCGCTGGCTGCTGTCGACGGTGCCGAGCCTGCACATGTTCGACGACCACGACGTCATCGACGACTGGAACACGAGCGCCGCCTGGCTGGCCGAGATGCGGGCGACGCCGTGGTGGTCGGAGCGGATCCTCAGCGGGCTGATGTCGTACTGGGTGTACCAACACCTCGGCAACCTCTCCCCCGACGAACTCGACTCCGACCCCTTGTACGCGGCGGTCCGCTCCACCCCGGACGGCACGGACGCGCTGCGCGCCTTCGCCGCCGCGGCGGACGCCGATCCGAGCTGCGTGCGCTGGAGTTACCGGCGCGACTTCGGGCGCACGCGGCTGCTGATGGTCGACACCCGGGCCGCCCGGGTGCTGGCCGAAGGCGACCGGGCCATGCTCGACCCGGCCGAGTGGCTCTGGCTCCGGGAGAACGCGCTCGCGGGCCACGGCGGATACGACCACCTGCTGATCGGCTCCTCCCTGCCGTGGCTGATGCCGCCGCTGATCCATGACGCCGAGGTGTGGAACGCCGCGCTGTGCCGGGGCGATCGGGGGCCGCGGTGGGCGCGGATCGGGGAGGACCTGCGGCGGCGCAGCGATCTGGAGCACTGGGCGGCGTTCCCGACGTCGTTCGCGGCGTTGAGCGACCTGATCGAGGAGGTGGGGACGGGCCCGAGAGCCCCGGCGACGGTTTGCGTCCTGTCCGGGGACGTACACCACGCGTATGTGGCCGAGCCCCGAATACCCAGTACCGCCCGGGTGTTCCAGCTGACCTGTTCCCCGGTGCACAACTCCATCCACACGGCGGTCAAGTGGGGCTTCCGGCTGGGCTGGTCACGGCTGGGCCGCTGGCTGGGGCGCGGCTTCTCCCGCCACGGGCGGACGGGCCGGCCGCCGCTGAGCTGGCGGCGTACGGACGGCCCGTGGTTCGGCAACCAGCTGATGACGCTGGCCCTGACGGGCCGTGAAGCCCGGCTGCGCCTGGACCAGGCACGACGGCGCGGATCGAGGGCGCGGCTGGTCACGGTCCTGGACCGGGAGCTGACCGAAGCGGAGTAG
- a CDS encoding VTT domain-containing protein, with protein sequence MLETLGSLTASPWIYAVVALSILLDVFLPVLPSGVLVITAAATAAATAGTTAPVPNTMALLVIAASSSVLGDMAAYRLARHGGARLDRVIARSRRLTRAHERLGTALARGGGALVVLARFAPAGRSVVSLGAGKTRRTVREFLPWSVLAGITWASYSVALGYFGTQWLGATWLGPAVSLIALFAAGSLAAYLIRRPPPTPTPAT encoded by the coding sequence TTGCTTGAGACTCTGGGGTCGCTGACCGCGAGCCCCTGGATCTACGCCGTGGTGGCGCTGTCCATCCTGCTCGACGTGTTCCTGCCGGTGCTGCCGAGCGGGGTCCTGGTCATCACCGCGGCGGCCACGGCGGCCGCCACCGCCGGGACGACCGCGCCGGTTCCGAACACCATGGCGCTGCTGGTCATCGCCGCGTCCTCGTCGGTCCTGGGCGACATGGCGGCGTACCGGCTGGCCCGGCACGGCGGCGCGCGACTGGACCGCGTCATCGCCCGCTCGCGCCGGCTGACCCGGGCCCACGAACGCCTCGGTACGGCGCTGGCGCGCGGCGGCGGCGCCCTCGTCGTCCTGGCCCGCTTCGCCCCGGCCGGCCGCTCGGTGGTGTCGCTGGGCGCGGGCAAGACCCGGCGCACGGTGCGCGAGTTCCTGCCCTGGTCGGTCCTGGCCGGGATCACGTGGGCGAGCTACAGCGTGGCCCTGGGCTACTTCGGCACCCAGTGGCTGGGGGCGACCTGGCTGGGCCCGGCCGTCTCCCTGATCGCCCTCTTCGCAGCGGGCTCCCTGGCCGCCTACCTCATCCGCCGCCCCCCACCCACCCCCACACCGGCCACCTGA
- a CDS encoding DUF2277 domain-containing protein, with amino-acid sequence MCRSIKTLRPPAIPEKATEEEIRAAALQYVRKVSGFRVPAAHNQEVFEAAVDAVAEATRLLLDGVQVRGQRVPAA; translated from the coding sequence ATGTGCCGTTCCATTAAGACGCTGCGTCCGCCCGCCATCCCCGAGAAGGCCACGGAGGAGGAGATCCGCGCGGCCGCGCTCCAGTACGTACGGAAGGTGTCCGGGTTCCGGGTGCCCGCCGCGCACAACCAGGAGGTGTTCGAGGCGGCGGTGGACGCCGTCGCCGAGGCGACCCGGCTGCTGCTCGACGGGGTTCAGGTACGGGGGCAGCGGGTGCCCGCCGCCTGA
- a CDS encoding HAD family hydrolase — MQTPTDSLRDLLSPVDAVFFDFDGPICDVFRGLPAPQVASELADIIALYAPALASRARSTDDPMEVHRLSQEGGESLLRVVEAALTSAEVRAVATAGAPVDGAVQALHAARDSKRRVAVVSNNSADCVRKFLAIHDVLSLVDDIVGRPALRPDLMKPSAHPLLVAAAALGAAPESAVLIGDSTTDVEAARAAGTRIIGYANKPQKETTLAGADVVVLDMRVIAEGLTAITASACTTSAPHAADNPGKRR, encoded by the coding sequence ATGCAGACACCCACTGATTCTTTGCGTGATCTCCTGAGTCCGGTCGACGCGGTCTTCTTCGACTTCGACGGGCCGATCTGCGACGTGTTCCGCGGACTGCCCGCACCCCAGGTCGCGAGTGAGCTGGCCGACATCATCGCCCTTTACGCGCCCGCCCTCGCGAGTCGGGCGCGTTCCACCGACGACCCGATGGAGGTACACCGCCTCTCACAAGAAGGGGGCGAATCCCTTCTGCGCGTCGTCGAGGCAGCGCTCACATCTGCGGAGGTACGGGCTGTTGCCACGGCAGGCGCGCCCGTGGACGGAGCTGTCCAGGCTCTTCACGCGGCACGCGATTCGAAGCGTCGCGTTGCCGTCGTGAGCAACAACTCGGCCGATTGCGTGAGGAAGTTCCTGGCGATCCACGATGTCCTAAGCCTTGTGGATGACATCGTCGGCCGCCCGGCGCTTCGGCCGGACCTGATGAAGCCTTCCGCCCACCCTCTCCTTGTTGCCGCAGCGGCCCTGGGAGCGGCGCCCGAAAGCGCGGTCCTGATCGGCGACTCAACGACGGACGTCGAGGCGGCACGAGCCGCCGGCACACGGATCATCGGTTACGCCAACAAGCCTCAGAAAGAGACCACGTTGGCCGGGGCCGACGTGGTCGTGCTGGACATGCGCGTGATCGCCGAAGGACTCACAGCGATCACGGCATCAGCGTGCACCACGTCTGCGCCACATGCGGCGGACAACCCCGGTAAACGGCGGTAA
- a CDS encoding GntR family transcriptional regulator: MTYALEALDPDDDRPPYEQVARNLGAAIRTRKLAPGEKLPSHKMLTDHYGFARATIQRALRDLEDEGLVVSRKGSGVYVRNRTERPAGLRPYVEQAFASKNVTIDFAGFSSETLHGALQEPLDKIRVGRLTPTSIRIRILVPDMGVPQAAPVRREDCADDPRLRARMHDIMLGYTRSISDAISELSHLGLVQESSVSVRVHSGTQFFKLYVINNEDAFFGYYPIRPNKVVAQGETIEIFDLVGKDTILFHHSLNDGDSTGGAQQVEQARMWFDSVWETIGRDFDADTH, from the coding sequence ATGACGTATGCGCTTGAGGCCCTGGACCCGGACGACGACCGACCGCCCTACGAGCAGGTGGCGCGCAATCTGGGCGCCGCCATCAGGACGCGGAAGCTGGCCCCCGGAGAGAAGCTCCCGTCCCACAAGATGCTGACCGACCACTACGGCTTCGCCCGCGCGACCATTCAGCGCGCACTTCGGGACCTCGAAGACGAAGGGCTCGTCGTGTCCCGGAAGGGCAGCGGGGTCTACGTACGGAACCGCACCGAGCGGCCGGCGGGGCTACGGCCGTACGTCGAGCAGGCCTTCGCCAGCAAGAACGTCACGATCGATTTCGCTGGGTTTTCCAGCGAGACCCTTCACGGCGCGCTGCAAGAGCCGCTAGACAAGATCCGCGTAGGGCGCCTCACGCCCACGAGCATCCGCATCCGCATCCTCGTGCCGGACATGGGCGTACCGCAGGCCGCGCCCGTACGGCGCGAGGACTGTGCCGACGACCCGCGGCTTCGTGCCCGCATGCACGACATCATGCTCGGCTACACCCGCAGCATCTCCGACGCCATAAGCGAGCTGAGTCACCTTGGGCTCGTCCAAGAGAGCAGCGTCAGCGTGCGAGTGCACAGCGGCACTCAGTTCTTCAAGCTCTACGTGATCAACAATGAGGATGCGTTCTTCGGCTACTACCCGATCCGCCCGAACAAGGTGGTTGCCCAGGGCGAGACGATCGAGATCTTCGACCTCGTCGGCAAGGACACGATCTTGTTCCACCACTCACTCAATGACGGCGACTCGACCGGCGGCGCTCAGCAGGTCGAGCAAGCTCGAATGTGGTTCGACAGCGTCTGGGAGACGATCGGGAGGGACTTCGATGCAGACACCCACTGA
- a CDS encoding DUF6284 family protein, giving the protein MFIDLVQDPVTGDWYGDGPTDADLAAIEAEPPVLISGELLFIDVQIALMEPAPAALDVRRRRRAEARLMAARRDAANRGARRARAGDAA; this is encoded by the coding sequence ATGTTCATCGATCTTGTGCAGGACCCCGTTACCGGTGACTGGTACGGCGACGGGCCGACCGACGCCGACCTGGCCGCCATCGAGGCGGAGCCCCCGGTGCTCATCTCCGGTGAGTTGCTGTTCATCGACGTTCAGATCGCGCTCATGGAGCCCGCCCCGGCCGCCTTGGACGTGCGCCGCCGGCGCCGCGCCGAGGCCCGCCTGATGGCCGCCCGCCGCGACGCCGCCAACCGGGGGGCCCGCCGCGCAAGGGCAGGGGACGCGGCGTGA
- a CDS encoding DUF2637 domain-containing protein, translated as MWSIVSGAMLFSVLTVTPLMTAHTPDDWAWTAPILPLVVDSAVVIVVRLDSVLARLGGRGGPWPVALRWMTGAMTLLLNVGASALVGDLVGVAVHSVAPLLLIVTAEAGLAYRRALAAAVKGLEEREEATRQARETAAEKLEEARLQRVRERREHEAAEAREQREHEARLIREEAERAERVRREEREARERHEREEREAGERREREREQQRLERERAERQAQQQRELEARQQQERERQARADEVERERREREREQQRLERERAELLALGPAAEKLPEPEARTLVKRLHAVGLGIRVAAELTGWSVGWVSGRYQELRTPPAGLEGAAS; from the coding sequence ATGTGGTCCATCGTCAGCGGAGCGATGCTCTTCTCCGTCCTGACCGTCACCCCCCTCATGACCGCACACACGCCCGACGACTGGGCGTGGACGGCACCGATCCTGCCGCTCGTGGTCGACTCCGCCGTGGTGATCGTGGTCCGTCTCGACTCCGTCCTGGCCCGCCTGGGCGGTCGGGGTGGGCCGTGGCCGGTGGCGCTGCGGTGGATGACCGGCGCCATGACCCTCCTGCTGAACGTGGGAGCGTCCGCGCTGGTGGGGGACCTGGTCGGCGTCGCCGTCCACTCTGTCGCGCCGCTGCTGCTGATTGTGACCGCTGAGGCGGGTCTCGCCTACCGGCGGGCCCTGGCCGCCGCTGTCAAGGGGCTGGAGGAGCGGGAGGAAGCCACCCGGCAGGCTCGCGAGACGGCCGCGGAGAAGCTGGAGGAGGCCCGCCTGCAGCGGGTGCGTGAACGCCGCGAGCACGAGGCGGCCGAGGCCCGTGAACAGCGTGAACACGAGGCCCGCCTGATCCGCGAGGAGGCCGAACGCGCGGAGCGGGTCCGGCGTGAGGAGCGCGAGGCCCGTGAGCGTCACGAGCGGGAGGAACGCGAGGCCGGTGAACGCCGTGAACGCGAGCGTGAACAGCAACGGCTGGAGCGTGAACGCGCTGAACGCCAGGCCCAACAGCAGAGGGAACTGGAGGCCCGCCAGCAGCAGGAGCGGGAGCGTCAGGCCCGTGCCGACGAGGTCGAGCGTGAACGCCGTGAACGCGAGCGTGAACAGCAACGGCTGGAGCGTGAACGCGCTGAACTCCTGGCCCTCGGACCGGCCGCGGAGAAGCTCCCCGAGCCCGAGGCCCGCACGCTCGTCAAGCGCCTGCACGCCGTCGGTCTCGGGATCCGGGTGGCCGCCGAGCTGACCGGCTGGTCCGTCGGCTGGGTCTCCGGCCGCTACCAGGAACTCCGCACCCCGCCCGCCGGCCTCGAAGGAGCCGCATCGTGA
- a CDS encoding RRQRL motif-containing zinc-binding protein: MSGLPVYRWRLAPEGLATRRQLRAAGLRPGGQDVVAQLERPRRRHGPLVAYLYRVDLARPVRPMTPGRRAALERANTARRTCPACARDAGYVIPASLGMCVTCADAPSLAA, from the coding sequence ATGAGCGGCCTGCCCGTCTACCGGTGGCGTCTGGCCCCCGAGGGCCTGGCCACCCGTCGACAGCTCCGCGCCGCCGGCCTGCGGCCCGGCGGGCAGGACGTCGTCGCCCAGCTCGAACGCCCCCGCCGTCGGCACGGGCCGCTGGTCGCCTACCTGTACCGGGTCGACCTGGCCCGACCGGTGAGGCCGATGACCCCGGGCCGCCGGGCCGCTTTGGAGCGGGCGAACACGGCCCGCCGCACCTGCCCCGCCTGTGCGCGGGACGCCGGCTACGTGATCCCGGCCTCCCTCGGCATGTGCGTGACCTGCGCCGACGCGCCGTCCCTCGCCGCCTGA